CACAGCCGTGCCTGACCGATAGCGCTGCGCCCGTTTCGGGGCAGCGCCGCCGCCTGCTGGGCACCGCGCTGCTGGGTGGCGCCGCGCTTCCGGCGGCATGGCCGCTGCATGCCCAGTCCAGGCCGCCGGCTGCGCCGCGGGGATACCCGTCGGGGTACGACGCCATCATTGCCGGCGCGCTGCGCGAAGGCATGGTCGCGGTGTACGCGTCGACCGACCTGGAGGTGGCGCGGCCGCTGATTGCCGCGTTCGAGGCGCGCTACCCCGGCATCCGCGTGCACTACCAGGATCTCAACACGGTCGAGCTCAACCAGCGCTTCCTGGCCGAGACCGCGGCGCTGTCCGGCCAGCCGCCGGAGCCGAGGGCGATCTTTGCCGATGTGCTGTGGAGCACCGCGATGGACCTGCAGATCAAGCTGGTCAACGACGGCCATGCGCAGCGCTACGCCTCGCCCGAGCGCGCCGGCCTGCCGGGCTGGGCGGTGTGGCGCGACGAAGCCTGGGGCACCACCTTCGAACCCGCGGTGATCGTCTACAACCGCCATCACCTGGCCGGCATGCGCCCGCCGCGCAGCCGCAGCGGGCTGGCGCGGCTGCTGCAGGAGCACGCGCCGCGCTGGCATGGCAAGGTGGTGACTTACGACGTGGAGCGCTCGGGGGTGGGCTACCTGCTGGCGCAGCAGGACGCGCGCATGGGCAGCGAGTTCTGGTACCTGGCGCAGGCGCTCGGGCGGGCCGGGGTGCAGCTGTCGGCGTCGACCGCCGAGATGATCGAGCGCATCGCCAGCGGCGAGCTGGTGATGGGCTACAACCTGCTGGGCTCCTACGCCCTGTCGCTGATGCAGCGCGGCGCGGCGATCGACGTGATCGCCCCCAGCGACTACACGCTGGTGATGTCGCGCGTGGCTTTTATCGCGCGGCGCGCGCCGCGGCCCAATGCGGCGCGGCTGTGGCTGGACTACCTGCTGTCGCGCGAGGGCCAGGCGCTGCTGGCCAAGTCGACCTCGCAGCTCTATACCATCCGCACCGATACCGACAGCGTGCACACCGCCGCGGCGCTGTCGGAGCGGCTCGGCTACGCGCTCAAGCCGATCAGCGTCGGCCCGGGCCTGCTGGCGGCGCAGGACGCGATGCGCAAGCGCGCGTTCCTGGCGCGCTGGCGCGAGGCGATGCGCGGCTAGCGCTGCCGCCGCGAACCGTCGCGGCGTGTCTCAGGGCACCAGGTCCGGGGTATCGAGGCCGCCGTTCTGCGCGGCGCAGGCCTGCCGGCACAGCGTGGACAGCTCCTGGTCCAGCTCGGCCATCGGGCGCGGCACGTAGCCATGGCGCAGCGCCGGGGAAAACTTCAGGGTATCGATGAAGGCGTCGGACAGGCGCTCGGCATTGGCGTCGAGGTTGAAGTCCTGCGGCGAGAACAGCCAGTGCGCCAGCACCCCGCCCACCGCGGCATGGAAAGCGTTGACGGCCAGGTCCAGGTCCAGGTCGGCGGGCAGCTGGCCGCGCTCCAGCGCCAGGCGCAGGTGTTCGCGCATCTTGACCAGGCCTTCCTGGTGCGACTGGCGCTGGCGCTCGAAGATGGCGCCGTTGTCCTGCACCATTTCGCACTTGTGGAAGATGATCTCGAAGACCCGGCGCCAGCGCGGGTTGATCACGGTCTGGCGCATCACGTAGGCGCAGATGTCGCGGATGCCGCCGAGCGGGTCTTCCTGGCGCGCCAGCCGCTCCGGCTCGATCAGCGCTTCCACCGGCAGGTGGACGCGGTCGCACATGGCGGCGAACACATCGCTCTTGTTCTTGAAGTGCCAGTAGATCGCGCCGCGGGTCACGCCCGCCGCCTCGGCAATGTCGGCCAGCGACGGGCGTGCCACGCCGCGGGCGTGGAACACGGCTTCGGCCGCGTCGAGTATCCGGTGGCGCGTTTCGAGCGCCTCTTCCTTGGTGCGTCTGACCATGATTGTCTCTGGTGCCGGCGGCATGGCGCGATCGGGCGCGCATGGCCGGGCCTGGTTGGTTTTCTCCCTGATGCGGCTGCCACGGCAGCCGCACATGCCGCTGGCCGGGGCCCGCGGCGGGTCGTTGTCATCACATGCCGGGCATTGCCAAGCTTGCGAGCCGACACGACGGCGCGCATCCTAACCCGAGCCGGCGGTTTGCGCCGGGATCTGGGGCGGTTTGGACGCATTTCGTACCGATCCGATCGATGGAGCGGCAGGGTCTTGCGCCTTGGCGTGCCTTTTCGCGCAGGTTGTGCGCCGAAAGGCCCTTTCGCAACATCAACTTAACATACATGCTTGAATGTATATATAATACGCGCTTGCCCGGCATTCGGCCAGCCGCCCACTGTGACCTACCCAGCACGGCGGGCAATCCTGCTGCAGGCCAGCCGGTCAATTTATCCAGTCGTTACATAAAAGCCACCGTTCGTCGCAATCGTCACCGCGACGCCGTGATTTGTGGCTAGCATCACGCTTTTGCCCGCCGCAAAGCCTTGCGGCGCGCCATGTCGTTCCCGTTTGTCCGATGACACGGCGGGGCGCCACGGCGGATCTCAAATTGCCATCATGGGGTTATCGATGAGGAAGTCCCAACGTATCAGTCGCGTTGCAGCCTGTGCACTAGCGGCCCTGTCGGCCGTGGCGCTGTCCGCCTGCGGCGACAAGAAGGCCGAGGGCGGCGCCCCGCCGCCGCCTGAAGTGGGCGTGGTCACCGTGACGCCGTCGCCGGTCGCTGTCGTCAATGAACTGCCGGGCCGCCTGGAAGGCGTACGCACCGCCGAAGTGCGCGCCCGCGTCGAAGGCATCGTGCTGTCGCGCAACTACACCGAAGGCGGCGAAGTCAAGGCCGGCCAGGTCATGTTCCGCATCGACCCCGCGCCCTACCAGGCCGAGCTGGCCTCGGCCCAGGCCGCGCTGCAGCGCGCCGAAGCCAACGCCGTGTCGGCGCGCCTGAAGGCCGACCGCTACAAGCCGCTGGTGGCGGTCAACGCGGTCAGCAAGCAGGAGTACGACGACGCCGTCGCCGCCGCCGGCCAGGCCAATGCCGACGTGGCGTCGGCCAAGGCCGCGGTGCGCACCGCCCAGATCAACCTGGGCTACACCACCGTGACCGCGCCGATCAGCGGCCGCGCCGGCCGCGCGCTGGTGACCGAGGGCGCGCTGGTGGGCAAGGGCGAGGCGACCAAGCTGGCGCTGGTCGAGCAGGTCGACCCGATGTGGGTCACCTTTACCCAGCCGGCCTCCGAAGTCACGCGCCTGCGCCGCGCGATCGAGTCCGGTGCGGTCAAGGGCGTCAACGGCGGTGCCAACGTGCACCTGTTCGTCGAGGACGGCCGCGAGTATGCGCACACCGGCAAGCTGCTGTTCTCGGACATGACGGTCGACCCGACCACCGGCGCGATCACGCTGCGCGCGCAGTTCCCCAACCCGAACCGCGAGCTGCTGTCGGGCACCTTCGTGCGCGTGAAGATCGAGCAGGGCGTGGACGAGAACGCGCTGACCGTGCCGCAGCGCGCGCTGATCCGCGGCGCCCAGGGCGCCAGCGTGATGGTGGTGGGCGCCGACGGCAACGTCGCCGCGGTGCCGGTCAAGGCGCCGCAGGCGATCGGTGACCGCTGGATCGTCACCGAAGGCCTCAAGGACGGCGAGAAGGTGATCGTCGAGGGCCTGCAGAAGGTCAAGGTGGGCGCGCCCGCCAAGGCCGTGCCGTTCGTGCAGGCCGGCGCCTCGGCACCGGCCGCGACCCCGGCCGCGGCTTCCGCCGCTCCCGCTCCCGCTTCGGCGCCCAAGGCCGAGGCGAAGCAGGAGGTGAAGGCCGAGGGCAAGCAAGGCTGAACACCGCCGGGCCGCGGCGGCTGACGCCAGCCGCCGCGGCACACAGGGCTAGACAAAGAGGGAGCCAGTCTTATGGCCAAGTTTTTTATCGACCGGCCGGTGTTCGCGTGGGTGCTCGCGCTGATCATCGTGCTGGGCGGCATATTGTCGATCCTGCAGCTGCCGATCGCGCAATATCCGAACATCGCCCCGCCGACGATCTCGGTCACCGCCACCTACCCGGGTGCGTCGGCCAAGACGCTGGAGGATTCCGTCACTTCGGTGATCGAGCAGGAGCTTAACGGCGCCCCCAACCTGCTCTACTACAGCTCGACCAGCGAGTCGTCCGGCCTGGCCAGCATCACCATCGCGTTTGCGCCGGGCTCGAACGTCGACCTGAACTCGGTCGAGGTGCAGAACCGCCTCAAGCGCGTGGAAGCGCGCCTGCCGGCCGAAGTGCGCCAGCAGGGCGTGCGCGTCGACAAGGCCGGGAACAACTACATGATGTTCCTGACGGTGTCGTCCAAGTCCGGCACGGCCAGCGCGATCCAGCTCGGCAACTACGTCTCGGCGCAGGTGATCGACTCGATCCGCCGCGTTCCCGGCGTGGGCCAGGCCGACCTGTTCGGCACCGAGTACGCGATGCGGATCTGGCTGGACCCGGCCAAGCTGACCGGCTTCAACCTGACCCCGACCGACGTCACCGCCGCGGTGGGCGAGCAGAACATCCAGGTCGCCGTGGGCGAGCTGGGCGGCACGCCCTCGCCCAAGGGCACCGAGCTCAATGCCACCGTCACCACCGAAAGCCGGCTGACCACGCCGGAGCAGTTCGGCAACATCCTGCTGCGTACCAACCCGGACGGGTCGTCGGTGCGCATCAAGGACGTCGGCCGCGTGGAGCTGGGCGGCGCCGACTACTCGACCCAGGCCCGCACCAACGGCAAGCCGTCGGCGGCCATCGCCATCAAGCTGGCCCCGACCGGCAATGCGCTCGCCACCGCCACCGCGGTGCGCGCCAAGATGGAAGAGCTGTCGAAGAACTTCCCGGCGGACTACGAGTACTCGGTACCGTACGACACCTCGGCCTTCGTCAAGATCTCGATCGAGGAAGTGATCAAGACCCTGCTCGAAGCCGTGGTGCTGGTGTTCCTGGTGATGTACCTGTTCCTGCAGAACTTCCGCGCCACCATCATCCCGACGCTGGTGGTGCCGATCGCGCTGCTGGGTACGTTCGGCGCGCTGCTGGCATTCGGCTTCTCGATCAATGTGCTGACCATGTTCGGCATGGTGCTGGCCATCGGTATCCTGGTGGACGATGCCATCGTGGTGGTCGAGAACGTCGAGCGCATCATGAGCGAGGAAGGCCTGTCGCCGCGCGAAGCAACGCGCAAGGCCATGGGCCAGATCACCGGCGCCATCGTCGGCATCACGCTGGTGCTGACCGCGGTGTTTATCCCGATGGCGTTCTTCTCGGGCTCGGTGGGCAACATCTACCGCCAGTTCTCGCTGTCGCTGATCGCCTCGATGGCGTTCTCGGCGCTGCTGGCGCTGACGCTGACCCCGGCGCTGTGCGCGACGCTGCTCAAGCCGGTGGAAGCGGGCCACCACCACGAGAAGAAGGGTTTCTTCGGCTGGTTCAACCGCACCTTCGCCACCGCGTCGACCGGCTACCAGGGCGTGGTCGCGCGCATCCTCAAGCGCACCGGCCGCTACCTGATCATCTACGCGCTGATCATCGCTGGCGTGGTGGTGCTGTTCAAGCGCCTGCCGTCGTCGTTCCTGCCCGATGAAGACCAGGGCTACATGATCACCGTGGTGCAGCTGCCCAACGGCGCGACCCAGGACCGTACCATCGGCGTGCTCAAGCAGATCGAGGATTACTACCTGCAGAAGGAAAGCAAGGTGGTGGACCAGATGATCACGGTGGCGGGCTTCTCGTTCTTCGGCCGCGGCCAGAACGGCGGTATCGCGTTCGTGCGCCTGAAGGACTGGAAGGAGCGTACCGGCGAGGGCGAGACCGCGCAGGCGCTGGTCGGCCGTGCCTTCGGCGCGCTGTCGTTCATCAAGGACGCGATCATCTTCCCGCTCAATCCGCCGGCGATTTCCGAGCTGGGCAACTCCTCGGGCTTCGACTTCCGCCTGCAGGACCGCACCGGCCAGGGCCACGCCAAGCTGATGGAAGCGCGCAACATGATGCTCGGCATGGCCGCGCAGAGCCCGGTGCTGATGGGCGTGCGACCCGAAGGCCAGGAAGATGCGCCGCAGCTGCAGATCGACATCGACCGCGAGAAGGCCAAGGCGCTCGGGGTCTCGGTGGCCAGCATCAACTCGACGCTGTCGATCGCGTTCGGCTCCAACTACGTCAACGACTTCATCTATGAAGGCCGCGTGCGCAAGGTGATCGTGCAGGCCGACGGCGCCGACCGCCGGCTGCCGGACGACCTGACCAAGCTGCGCGTGCGCAACAGTAACGGCGACATGGTGGCGTTCGCGGCGTTCGCGACCTCGAAGTGGGTGATGGGCTCGCCGCGCCTGGAGCGCTACAACGGCATGCCGGCGGTGAAGCTGGCGGGCCAGGCCGCGCCGGGCCGCAGTACCGGCGAAGCCATGCGCGTGATGGAGGAGAACTTCGCCAAGCTGCCGCCGGGCTTCGGCTTCGAGTGGTCCGGACAGTCGTACGAAGAACGCCTGGCCGGCTCGCAGGAACCGATCCTGTACACGCTGTCGCTGATCATCGTGTTCCTGTGCCTGGCCGCGCTGTATGAAAGCTGGTCGATCCCGTTCTCGGTGCTGCTGGTGGTGCCGCTGGGCGTGCTCGGCGCGCTGCTGGGCGTGACGCTGCGCGGCATGCCCAACGACGTGTACTTCAAGGTGGGCCTGATCGCCACCATCGGCCTGTCGGCGAAGAACGCCATCCTGATCGTGGAATTCGCCAAGGACCTGCAGGCGCAGGGCAAGGGCCTGATCGAAGCCACGCTGGAAGCGGTGCATCTGCGCTTCCGCCCGATCCTGATGACGTCGATGGCGTTCATCCTGGGCGTGCTGCCGCTGGCGATCGCCACCGGCGCGGGCTCGGGCAGCCAGCGCGCCATCGGTACCGGCGTGATGGGCGGGATGATCACGGCCACGGTGCTGGCGATCTTCCTGGTGCCGGTGTTCTTCGTGGTGGTGCGCAAGCGCTTCAAGGGCAGTGCCCGCCAGCGCATGCTGGACCAGAAGTGGCACGACCCCCAGGAGGAAATCTGAACATGACCAAGACTCTGACCACACTGCTGCTGGTGGCCGGCGTTCTGACGGGGTGCACGCTGGCACCCCACTATGACCGCCCTGCCCCGCCGGTGGCAGACAGCTTCCCGACCGCGCCCGAGGGCTACGCCACGGCCGAGGTGAAGAGCGGCGAAACCCGCCGCGCCGCCGACATCGGCTGGCGCGAGTTCTTCCGCGACCCGCGCCTGCAGGCGCTGATCGCGACCTCGCTGGAAAACAACCGCGACCTGCGCACCGCGGCGCTGCGCATCGAGGAAGCGCGCGCGCTGTACCAGGTGCAGCGCGCCGACCTGCTGCCCACGGTGAACGGCACCGCCGCGTTCACGCGCGGCCGCACGCCGGCGTCGCAGTCGATCACCGGCACGGACTTCACCGGCAGCACCTACCAGGTGGGCGTGGGCATCAGCGCGTACGAGCTGGACTTCTTCGGCCGCGTGCGCAGCCTGTCCAACGCCGCGCTGGCGCAGTACTTTGCCACCGAAGAGGCGCGCCGCTCGGCGCAGATCTCGCTGGTGTCGGAAGTGGCCAAGGCTTACCTGGCAGAACGTTCCTACGCCGAGCAGTACGAGATTGCCCGCGACACGCTGAAGGCGCGCGAAAGCACCTATGGCCTGGCCAGGCAGCGCTTCGAGGCCGGCGCCACCTCGGCGCTGGACCTGCGCGACAACGAGTCGCTGGTGGCGCAGGCCCGCGTCGCCGCGGCGCAGCTGGCACGCCAGCGCGCGCAGGCGCACAACGCGCTCGAAGTGCTGGTGGGCAAGCCCATCGGCACCATCGAGAACCTGCCCGAGCCGATGCGCCTGTCGGACGAGCGCATCATCAGCGATATCCCGCCGGGGCTGCCGTCGGACCTGCTCGAGCAGCGTCCCGATATCCGCCAGGCCGAGCAGCAGCTGCTGTCGGCCAACGCCAATATCGGCGCCGCGCGCGCGGCGTTCTTCCCGCGCATCACGCTGACCAGCAGCGCCGGCACCATCAGCCCCAGCTTCTCGGGGCTGTTCGACGGGGGCACGCACGCGTGGACGTTCGCGCCGCAGCTGGTGCTGCCGATCTTCGACTTCGGCCGCAACCTGTCCAACCTGGACCTGGCCAACGTGCGCAAGAACATCCAGGTCGCCAACTACGAGAAGACCATCCAGACGGCCTTCGCGGAAGTGGCGGACGCGCTGGTGGCGCGCGGCACGCTGGAAGACCAGGTCGCGGGCCAGGAGCAGGTGCGCAACGCCGAGGCCGCGCGCTACGAGCTGTCGCGCCTGCGCTTCCGCAGCGGCGTGGCCAGCTACCTGGACGAGCTCGACGCGCAGCGCCAGCTGTTCACCGCCGAGCAGGCGCTGATCCAGGCGCGGCAGCTGCGGCTGAACAATGCGATCGATCTGTACCGGTCGCTGGGCGGCGGGTTGCAGGAGAGCAGCGCGGTGGCGCAGCAGGCGCCGGCTGGGCAAGGAACGGTGACGCAGTAAGGCAGTAGCGCCGTATCGCTTGCCGAGGGTTTGCTCCCCTCTCCCGCTTGCGGGAGAGGGGCCGGGGGGTGAGGGCCTGGCGC
This Cupriavidus nantongensis DNA region includes the following protein-coding sequences:
- a CDS encoding ABC transporter substrate-binding protein, which encodes MSPRPSQPSQPSQPCLTDSAAPVSGQRRRLLGTALLGGAALPAAWPLHAQSRPPAAPRGYPSGYDAIIAGALREGMVAVYASTDLEVARPLIAAFEARYPGIRVHYQDLNTVELNQRFLAETAALSGQPPEPRAIFADVLWSTAMDLQIKLVNDGHAQRYASPERAGLPGWAVWRDEAWGTTFEPAVIVYNRHHLAGMRPPRSRSGLARLLQEHAPRWHGKVVTYDVERSGVGYLLAQQDARMGSEFWYLAQALGRAGVQLSASTAEMIERIASGELVMGYNLLGSYALSLMQRGAAIDVIAPSDYTLVMSRVAFIARRAPRPNAARLWLDYLLSREGQALLAKSTSQLYTIRTDTDSVHTAAALSERLGYALKPISVGPGLLAAQDAMRKRAFLARWREAMRG
- a CDS encoding TetR family transcriptional regulator — encoded protein: MVRRTKEEALETRHRILDAAEAVFHARGVARPSLADIAEAAGVTRGAIYWHFKNKSDVFAAMCDRVHLPVEALIEPERLARQEDPLGGIRDICAYVMRQTVINPRWRRVFEIIFHKCEMVQDNGAIFERQRQSHQEGLVKMREHLRLALERGQLPADLDLDLAVNAFHAAVGGVLAHWLFSPQDFNLDANAERLSDAFIDTLKFSPALRHGYVPRPMAELDQELSTLCRQACAAQNGGLDTPDLVP
- a CDS encoding efflux RND transporter periplasmic adaptor subunit: MRKSQRISRVAACALAALSAVALSACGDKKAEGGAPPPPEVGVVTVTPSPVAVVNELPGRLEGVRTAEVRARVEGIVLSRNYTEGGEVKAGQVMFRIDPAPYQAELASAQAALQRAEANAVSARLKADRYKPLVAVNAVSKQEYDDAVAAAGQANADVASAKAAVRTAQINLGYTTVTAPISGRAGRALVTEGALVGKGEATKLALVEQVDPMWVTFTQPASEVTRLRRAIESGAVKGVNGGANVHLFVEDGREYAHTGKLLFSDMTVDPTTGAITLRAQFPNPNRELLSGTFVRVKIEQGVDENALTVPQRALIRGAQGASVMVVGADGNVAAVPVKAPQAIGDRWIVTEGLKDGEKVIVEGLQKVKVGAPAKAVPFVQAGASAPAATPAAASAAPAPASAPKAEAKQEVKAEGKQG
- a CDS encoding efflux RND transporter permease subunit; protein product: MAKFFIDRPVFAWVLALIIVLGGILSILQLPIAQYPNIAPPTISVTATYPGASAKTLEDSVTSVIEQELNGAPNLLYYSSTSESSGLASITIAFAPGSNVDLNSVEVQNRLKRVEARLPAEVRQQGVRVDKAGNNYMMFLTVSSKSGTASAIQLGNYVSAQVIDSIRRVPGVGQADLFGTEYAMRIWLDPAKLTGFNLTPTDVTAAVGEQNIQVAVGELGGTPSPKGTELNATVTTESRLTTPEQFGNILLRTNPDGSSVRIKDVGRVELGGADYSTQARTNGKPSAAIAIKLAPTGNALATATAVRAKMEELSKNFPADYEYSVPYDTSAFVKISIEEVIKTLLEAVVLVFLVMYLFLQNFRATIIPTLVVPIALLGTFGALLAFGFSINVLTMFGMVLAIGILVDDAIVVVENVERIMSEEGLSPREATRKAMGQITGAIVGITLVLTAVFIPMAFFSGSVGNIYRQFSLSLIASMAFSALLALTLTPALCATLLKPVEAGHHHEKKGFFGWFNRTFATASTGYQGVVARILKRTGRYLIIYALIIAGVVVLFKRLPSSFLPDEDQGYMITVVQLPNGATQDRTIGVLKQIEDYYLQKESKVVDQMITVAGFSFFGRGQNGGIAFVRLKDWKERTGEGETAQALVGRAFGALSFIKDAIIFPLNPPAISELGNSSGFDFRLQDRTGQGHAKLMEARNMMLGMAAQSPVLMGVRPEGQEDAPQLQIDIDREKAKALGVSVASINSTLSIAFGSNYVNDFIYEGRVRKVIVQADGADRRLPDDLTKLRVRNSNGDMVAFAAFATSKWVMGSPRLERYNGMPAVKLAGQAAPGRSTGEAMRVMEENFAKLPPGFGFEWSGQSYEERLAGSQEPILYTLSLIIVFLCLAALYESWSIPFSVLLVVPLGVLGALLGVTLRGMPNDVYFKVGLIATIGLSAKNAILIVEFAKDLQAQGKGLIEATLEAVHLRFRPILMTSMAFILGVLPLAIATGAGSGSQRAIGTGVMGGMITATVLAIFLVPVFFVVVRKRFKGSARQRMLDQKWHDPQEEI
- a CDS encoding efflux transporter outer membrane subunit; the encoded protein is MTKTLTTLLLVAGVLTGCTLAPHYDRPAPPVADSFPTAPEGYATAEVKSGETRRAADIGWREFFRDPRLQALIATSLENNRDLRTAALRIEEARALYQVQRADLLPTVNGTAAFTRGRTPASQSITGTDFTGSTYQVGVGISAYELDFFGRVRSLSNAALAQYFATEEARRSAQISLVSEVAKAYLAERSYAEQYEIARDTLKARESTYGLARQRFEAGATSALDLRDNESLVAQARVAAAQLARQRAQAHNALEVLVGKPIGTIENLPEPMRLSDERIISDIPPGLPSDLLEQRPDIRQAEQQLLSANANIGAARAAFFPRITLTSSAGTISPSFSGLFDGGTHAWTFAPQLVLPIFDFGRNLSNLDLANVRKNIQVANYEKTIQTAFAEVADALVARGTLEDQVAGQEQVRNAEAARYELSRLRFRSGVASYLDELDAQRQLFTAEQALIQARQLRLNNAIDLYRSLGGGLQESSAVAQQAPAGQGTVTQ